The sequence GTGACGAGCCCCACCAGCCCGCGCGCCAGCAGCACGCCGAGCAACAGCCCCGCCACCGTGCCCACGGCGCCGAGCACCGCCGCCTCACCCAGCACGAGTGCGAAGAGCTCGCCGCGAGTGATTCCCACCGCACGCAGCCGGCCGAGGATTCCGCGCCGCTGCACCACGGAGAAGGTCATCGTGTTGTAGATGAGGAACATCCCCACCACGAGCGCCAGCAGCGACAGCGCGGTGAGGTTGGTGCGGAAGGCCCGCGTCATCTGCTCCACGGTGCCCGCTCGCGCGGAGGCGCGGACCAGCTCCGTGCCGGTGGGCAGTGTCGCCTCCAGCCGCTTCGCTTCCGCTTCGTCGCGCAGACGCAGGTCCACGCGCGTCAGCAGTCCGACCTGGCCCAGCACCTCCTGCGCGGTGGAGATGTCCGTGAGCACCAGCGCCTCCAGTGCGCGCGCGGTGTCCGGGTCGGATGGCTCAATCAGGGCGGAGACGCGCAGCCGCTTGTCGACGCCTTCCACGCGCACCGGCAGCTCGCCGCCAGCGGTGACACCCAGCGCCCGAGCGGCCCGAGCACTCAGCAGCACCGAGCCCGGCTCGGTGAGCAGCGCGCCCACGTCGCCGACGGCCTCGCCCTTCGCATAGTCGCGGAACGGAGCTTCCGCGAACGGGTCCACGCCCAGCACGGTGAGCGTGCGCTTGTCGCCCACGGCCGCCTGCACGTAGCCCTCCACCACGGGTGCGGAGACTGGCGCATCACGCCGCAGGCGGAGGTCGCGGTACACGCGCTCATCCACGCCTCGCGAGCCACCGCCCACGAGCTGATGCGTGGCACGGCCGGCCACGGCGTCCGTGGAGCGTTCGAAGGCGCGCAGCGCGCTGTCGCTCGCGAGGTCGATGGACACCACCACCGCCACGCCCAGGGCGATGCCGAGGAGCGACAGCGCCGTGAGCCAGGGATGGCCGCCCAGGTGGCGCAGGCTGGAGCGGACGAGGAGTCCCTTCATCGCGCGTCCCTTCGCGTGTGCTCGCGCTCCACCAGCCGTCCGCCCTCCATGTGAAACACGCGGTCCGCGCGCGACACCAGTCCGGGCTCGTGCGTCACCACCAGCGCGCACGCATTGCCCTGCTTCGTCAGTCCTTCCAGCAAGTCGAGCACCTGCCGCGCCGTGTTCTCATCCAGGTTGCCGGTGGGCTCATCCGCGAGCAGCAGCGGCGGTGCATGCGCCAGCGCCCGCGCCACCGCCACGCGCTGCTGCTCTCCACCCGAGAGCCGGTCCGGGAAGCTGCGCGCGCGCTGTGCCAGCCCCACGCGCTCCAGCAGCGCTCGCGCCTTCGCTTCGGCCTCCGCGGCCGCGTGCCCATTCAGCTCCAGTGGCAGCCGCACGTTCTCCTCCACCGTCAGCGTGGGCAGCAGGTTGAAGGCCTGGAAGATGAACCCAACCCGCTCGCGCCGGAGCAGCGTGCGCTCGCGCTCGCTCAGCTTCCCGAGGTCCCTTCCATCCACGAGCACCTCGCCCCGGCTGGGCAAATCGATGCCGCTGATGAGGTTGAGCAGGGTGGACTTCCCGGAGCCGCTGCGCCCCAGCAGCACGACGAACTCCCCCCGGTGCAGGGAGAGGCGGACACCGGAGAGCACCTCTCGCACGGTGTCGCCTTCGGCATAGGCCTTCGTTACGTCGCGCAGCTCGACCAGGGGCGGGGTGTCGGACGGAGGCATGGACGCATCTTGAGATACACGGGTGGCCGGTGTGCCGCCGTGTTTTGTGCCCGTCCGTGCCGCCGCTCAGGCGCCCGCGGGGTGGGCATCCCATGCCTGCGAGTAGCGCCACTGTTCCAGGAAGCCCGCGACTTCTGTCGCCAGCAGCGGGCCACCCCTGTCCCGGGGAATGATGTGGAACCCGTCGCGCAGCGAGAGGACGCGCACCGCCGGCGCCGACGTGAGCCTCCGGGCGAGCCATCGCCCGCCCTCCGGGTCCACCACGTGGTCCTGCTCCGCCACCGCCACCAGCGTGGGACAGCGCACGTGCGCCACGTCCCGCACCGCCAGGTCCTGCAGCGTGCACAAGTCACGCAGCCGCGCCACCGGGAAGGCGGGCAGCACGGGCGCCTCCGCCAGCGCCTCCGGGTCCGACAGGTCCGTGCCCGTCTTCTCCACCCAGGGGCGCGCCCACTCCAGCACCGGCGTCCGGGCGAGCTGACGGATGAGGAACATGCGCGGCCCCCGGAACCGCACCGCCGGAGCCACCAGCGCCAGCGCCTTCACCCGCTCCGGGTGCCGCGCCGCCAGTCCCAGCGCCAGCAGCGCGCCCATGGACAGGCCTCCGACGAAGATGTTCCGGTGCCCGTGCAATCCGAGCAGCGCCGCCTCCGCCGCGGCATGCCAGTCTCTCCAGGTGACGTGCAGCAGGGCCTGGGGCGTGGTGCCGTGTCCCGGCAGCAGGGGCGCCACCACGCGCATGCCGCGCGCGGCCAGGGCCTCGCCCAGCGGGCGCATGTCCCAGGGGCTGCCGGTGAAGCCGTGCAGGAGCAGGCACACGTCCTCGCCCCGTCCCAAGTCGAAGGGCGCGGTCTTCCGCGGGTCCATGGCCTCAGAAGTTGGCTCGGGCGTCGCGCTCACACCGTGACGCTGGCCACGCGGAGGCGCAGGCGCTATGCCCTCTGCCTCATGGCGGACACTCCGAAGCCCCCGGACATGCAGCAGCTGCAGATACAGATAGACGAGGACGTGGCCAATGGTCAGTACGTGAACATGGCCCTGGTGAACCACTCGGACACCGAGTTCACCCTGGACTTCATCTACGTCCAGCCCCAGGTCCCCAAGGCCCGGGTCCGCTCGCGCATCATCACCAACCCCAAGCACATGAAGCGGCTGGTGGCGGCGATGCAGGACAACATCGCCCGCTTCGAGGCGAAGTACGGCCCCATCGTCCTGCGCGAGGACGATGGCGGCATTCACTGACGCGGCCTACGACGCCTGCGCCACGGGCTGCTGGGACGGGTGCGTCTCGCCCGACGACGGGTGCGTGGGCAGCGGCACGTCGGGCGCGCCCTCGGGCAGCTCGTGCACGCCTTCCTCCTCGTCGGCCCGCGCGGGCGGGTTGCGCTGCTCGGCGAGGTACGCGTCGACACGGTGCTCCAGGAAGGTGGCCATGTTCGGGGCCACGCGGGCCAGCAGGGCCCACTCGAAGTCAGAGGCGCGGAAGAGGTGGGGCTTCGTCGGCGACAGGGGCTCGCCCATCACGTACGAGCCCGCCTGACCGGAGGTGCCGGCGTTGCTCGCGGTGCCACCGCCCTCGGAGCCGGCCTCCTTGCCCTCCTTCGTGCCCGCGAAGCTGCCCGGGTGCGAGGGCGCCAGGCCGTTGGTGATGTAGTCCATGCGGTACGCGCGAATCATCGTGCGGCCGTTCGTCAGGGGAATGGCGTGCACCAGGATGCGAGTCCAGTGCGCGCCCATCTCCTCCGGGCCGTTGATCTTCCACGTGGTGTGCACGTAGTTGCTGTCCGCGCTGGGCAGCAGCCGGTAGCCCTGCTCCTCCAGCAGCGAGCGCGTCGCCTCGAGCAGCTTGTCCGGCGGCAGCTTGTAGACGGCGTGGCTGCTGGTGCCCTCCAGCAGCTCCTTGCGAGCATCTCGAGTGATGGCGCACCCCGAGGCTCCCAGCAGGAGTCCGACAGCCGCCAGCAATGCGAGACGCCGCTTCATGACACACCCACCTTGTTCCCCCGGCCCTGGGTATCGACGCCTCCGGCGGCTCGGGGAAACGGTGCCGGTGGCCTCAGCAGAACGCTCGGACGCTATGACACATATCGGCACAAGGAAACGCTCCACACAGGGGCGCTCCGCTCATGCCGCGCTGTTTCAATCGCAGCGGTAGCAGAGCGTGCGGACCCCGGCCGGCGTCCAGGGGGCGGGGTACTCCCGACACACCTTGTCGGCCGTACCGTGGAGTTGACGGACCCGGGCCTCCAGGCGGGGGTACTCCTCGCTCACGTGCCGGTAGGCTTCCCAGTCCGCCTCGGAGGCCTGCCAGAAGACGCAGGCACCCGGGCCATCGCGGACCGCGCCGTTCTCGAAGACGGCCCAGTGCCCGTTGTTCGCCTGCCAGTCATCCGGCACCCAGCCCAGGTCCACGTTGGTGAAGTTCACCTGGGGCCAGGACGGGCTCAGCAGTCCGCCGAAGCGCTTGCCGTTGTCGCGCAGCACCTCGCGGACAATGGCGACGGCGCCCCGGTCCTCCAGCGGCTCCAGGAACTTGAAGGGCGGCTGGCCTCGCACGCGTTCCTCGTAGCTCTCCTCGTACACGCGGAAGGCCCGGCCCCATCCACGCGTCACCTCCACCAACATGACAGCGACGAGCACGGCGAGCCCGACGCCCAGGGCCCGTGAGCGGGGTGCCTGCGCGGGCAGCAGCATGGCCCCGAAGCGGTTGCTCGCGACGAGCATGAGCACGGACAGCAGCAGCACCTGCGCGTGGAGCCCGTACTTGAGGAAGTAGTAGTCGATGGGCAGCCGCGCCGACAGGTACGCCAGTTGGATGGCCGCGTTGACGCCCGCGAAGAGCAGCGCGAAGTCGAGCAGCCGCCGCTCCACGGCCTCCTCTCCGCGCGGGGGAAGGAAGCGCACCACGAGCAGCCCCGCCACCGCCCAGCACTGCGTGCGCAGCGCGCGCTCGTAGCCGTGGGGGATGAAGCCGCCGCTCACGTGCGCCAGCGGGAGCAGCCGCCAGTACGCGTACGCGGCCGCGCCCAGCATCAGCAGCCCCGCCGGCCACGCCAAGCGGCGCCACTTCGGCGGCAGCCCTCGGCCCTCCAC comes from Pyxidicoccus parkwaysis and encodes:
- a CDS encoding ABC transporter ATP-binding protein, which encodes MPPSDTPPLVELRDVTKAYAEGDTVREVLSGVRLSLHRGEFVVLLGRSGSGKSTLLNLISGIDLPSRGEVLVDGRDLGKLSERERTLLRRERVGFIFQAFNLLPTLTVEENVRLPLELNGHAAAEAEAKARALLERVGLAQRARSFPDRLSGGEQQRVAVARALAHAPPLLLADEPTGNLDENTARQVLDLLEGLTKQGNACALVVTHEPGLVSRADRVFHMEGGRLVEREHTRRDAR
- a CDS encoding alpha/beta hydrolase, whose protein sequence is MDPRKTAPFDLGRGEDVCLLLHGFTGSPWDMRPLGEALAARGMRVVAPLLPGHGTTPQALLHVTWRDWHAAAEAALLGLHGHRNIFVGGLSMGALLALGLAARHPERVKALALVAPAVRFRGPRMFLIRQLARTPVLEWARPWVEKTGTDLSDPEALAEAPVLPAFPVARLRDLCTLQDLAVRDVAHVRCPTLVAVAEQDHVVDPEGGRWLARRLTSAPAVRVLSLRDGFHIIPRDRGGPLLATEVAGFLEQWRYSQAWDAHPAGA
- a CDS encoding DUF3467 domain-containing protein, encoding MADTPKPPDMQQLQIQIDEDVANGQYVNMALVNHSDTEFTLDFIYVQPQVPKARVRSRIITNPKHMKRLVAAMQDNIARFEAKYGPIVLREDDGGIH